The Streptomyces sp. NBC_00162 sequence CCTCTCCGGCCGCCTCACGTCCGCCCCGCGTGGGGCACCCGCCGAAACCACGGCCGCCTGACGGCCTGACCGTCCGTCGTTCGGTCCGAGCGGCAGCACGGTGCGGGGGCGGCCACGCACTCCCGGCCGCCCCCGCACCGTGCCCGTACCCGCGCCCGCGCCCTTGCCCTTGCCCTTGCCCGCATCCTGAGACCGTCCCGCTGCCATCCGGCCTGCTCCCGTGCGGATCGCGCCATTGCGTCCGACAGGCCAACTCCTTTGCCCAAAAGGCGGGTTACGGTCCCGCCATGAATTCGAACACGCGGAGACCAGCCGCCCTCCAGCCCAGTCGCCGCACCCTCTTGCGTTCCGCCGTGGCGGGCACGGCGGCCGCCGGGGCGGGGCTGGCCCTCGGTCCGGCGTTCCCCGCCGCCGCCGCAACGCCGGAGGCCGAGAGCACGGACCGCCCGGTCACTCCCGCACAGGCACTGCGCCGGCTGGCGGCCGGAAACGAGCGCTGGCGCAGGCAACTGCAGGAGCACCCGCACGAGTCCGCCGCCCTGCGCCGCCGACTGGTCCTGGCACAGCACCCGTTCGCGATCGTGCTGGGCTGCGTGGATTCGCGGGTGCCCCCGGAGCTCGTGTTCGACCAGGGGCTGGGCGACCTCCTGACGGTCCGCTCCGCGGGCGAGGTGCTCGACGAGGCCGTGCTGGGCAGCATCGCCTACGGTGTCCTGGAACTGCACGTACCCCTGGTCCTCGTCCTGGCCCACCAGTCGTGCGGAGCCGTCGCCGCCGCGGTCCACGCCGACGAGACCGGTGAGCCGCTCCCCGCCCACATCCAGTACCTGGCCGACCAGATAAGGCCGTCCATCGACCACGGCCAGCACGGCGAAGCCCGCGTCGACGCCACGGTCAACGCACACGTACGGCGGGTACGCGGCCGCCTGGCGGCCGAACCGGACCTCGCCGGCAAGGTCGCCTCCGGCGAACTGGCCGTGGTGGCGGCCCGCTACGAACTGCGCGACCAGCGGGTGCGCACCCTGTCCTAGGCCACGGTGTCGCCGGTGAACGGAACGAGCCCCTCCCCGGAGGGGCCGTTCGGCGGTTGAAGTAGCGTTCGGTGGATGACCACTCCGCCGCCCCAGCAGCCCCCCGGCCCGTACGGGCCCCCGCAGCCATACCCGCAGCCGCAGCCGTACCCGTATCCGTACCCGGGGCAGCAGCCCTACCCGCCGCCGCGCAAGAACCGGACCGGCATGGTGATCGGGATCATCGCGGCCTCGCTGGCCGGGCTCGGCCTCATCGCCTTCGGGGTGGGCCGGCTGGGCGAGGCCAGGTCCCAGGCCGGCGGATCCGGCTTCCCCGAGGCCGAGTACCGGCTCACCGTGCCGAAGGCCCTGCTGGACGGCGAGTACGAGCTGGTCCAGGACCTGTCGCAGACCGAGGGCAAGAAGGCGCTGGACGGCGCCTACGACCCGAAGATCCGCAACCCCGAGCCGGTGGTCGCCCAGTACACCTCCGAGTCCCGGAAGGGAGTCGGCGCCCTCGTCATCTCGGGGATGTACGGCCAGTTCAAGGACCCCGCGACGGCCCGTAGAAAGATGCTGTCCGGCGCCGCGGACGCGAAGGGCGCGACCCTGGCGGTCCCCGCCCGGGAGATCACCCCCGCCGGTTCCGGGATCACCGTGTCCTGTCAGGTGCTGACCTCGGCCCAGGACGGCACCAGGACCACCGTGCCGATGTGCGCCTGGGCGGACGAGAACACGGGCGCGTCGGTCGGTGTCATCACTCCGGAGAGCGCGCAGCAGGACCCGAAGTCCGTCGACCTGGCCAAGGTCGCCGAGAGCACGCTCAAGGTGCGCGAGGAGGCCCGGCAGCCGATCCGGTGACGCCGGGCATGCGTGTGCCGCCCCGCTGAGCTGCGGGGCGGCGTACGCATCGCGGGGCCGGTCGGGGCTACGAGGTCCGGCGCGGCGCTCCGAAGCTCGTGAACGCGCTCCGTTTGGGCAGCCGGTAGGCCTCGCGGCCGGTGATCGCGTTCAGGATCGTGGCGTTGCGCACCGCCCCGATGTCCAGGTTGGGCGAGGAGACGCCGTGGCTGTGGGTCTCGGCGTTGGCCACGAACACGCGGCCGGTGATCCCTTCCGCGAGTTCGACGGAGTGGTCCAGGCGCACCCGGTGACGGCCGCGGCCGTCCCGCAGCAGCAGGTCCTCGATGGGTTCGAGGAACGCGGGCGGGCGGTTGCGGTAGCCGGTCGCGGCCACCACCAGGTCGGTGGTGTGCTCGAAGGTCTGACCGGTGTCGCGGTGCCGGCAGGTCAGCACCGCCCGCCCCGCGGCGTCCGTGGCGGCGGACTCCACCGTGACGCCGAACCGCAGTTCCACCTCGGCCAGTCCGTGCTCCAGCTGGCGGCGGTAGAGCAGTTCGTGGATCTTCTCGAGGGTGTCGGTGGAGATCCCCTTGTAGAACTGCCACTGCTCGCGGGTCAGCCGGTCGCGCACCTCCTCGGGCAGGGAGTGGAAGTACTGCATGTACGCCGGAGTGGTCATCTCCAGCACCATCTTGGTGTAGTCGAGCGGGGCGAACGACGCGGTGCGGGTCAGCCAGCTCACCGCGGGCCCGAACTCGACGTTCCGGCCCAGCAGGTCCGCCGTGACCTCGGCCCCGGACTGGCCCGAACCGATCACGGTGACCTTCGCGGCCCCGTCCACGTCGGACGCCCGGTAGAGGTAGTCGGCGGTGTGCAGCAGCGTCGACGGGGGCAGTCCGGCGAGGGCGTCGGGTACGTACGGCGCCGTGCCGATGCCCAGGACGAGGTTGCGGGCGTGCATCCGCAGGGGCGTGCCGTCGCCGCGTACGGCGTGCACGGTGAAGCGATCGCGCGCGGCGTCCCAGTGGACCTCCTCGACGCGGTGCGAGAAGTGCACCGAGGGAGTTTCGCCGCCGCCCAGCGCAGGTAGTCCTCGTACTCGCGGCGGGAGGGGAAGAAGTTCTCGCGCACGGTGAAGGTGTAGAGCCGGTCCATGTCGTGGAGGTAGGTGAGGAACGACAGGGGATGACCGGGTGCGACGAGGGTGACGAGGTCGGCGAGGAAGTTCACCTGCATCGAGGCGTCGCCGAACATCATCCCGCGGTGCCAGGTGAGTTCGGGCTGCTCCTCCAGTACGACGAGGTCGAGGCCGTCCACGGTCGAGGCGAGTGCGGCGAGTCCTAGGTTGAAGGGACCGCAGCCGACGGCCACCACGTCGTGCTCGCTCACGAGTTCGCTGACACGTTCGCTGTCGAGTCCGCTCATCGGGGAGGTCCTCCTCGCGGCGCGGGTGGATGAGCAGGGCGGCGGTCTTGTCCGGGAAGACGGCCTCCCCGACGTGCCGGAATCCGGCGGCGGCGAACGCCGTGAGGGAAGGCGCGTTGTTCACGTCCGGCTCGGCGGCCACCCGGGTGCACGCGGGGTCGGCGGCCAGCAGGCCTTCGGCGAGCGCGCGCAGCAGGGTCCGGCCCAGGCCCTTGCCGGTGCGGCTCTCCTCGCCGATGGCGATGTGCAGGCCGAGGTCGTGGGGCAGGTGCGGGTACTGGCCGGCGAGGCGGTCGCGCAGCACCCGGTAGACCTCGATGTACGCGAACGGCCGGCCGTCGAGCCCGATCAGGACGGGCAGGATGGCGTCCCCGGCGAGGTGTCCGGAGATCTCCTCGGCCCAGCGCTCGCGCGGCCATGCCTGGTGCCAGAAGGCGTCGATGTGCGGGGACTGCATCCAGCCGTGCACGAGGTCCAGGTCGGCCCCCTCGGCCCGGGCGACACGTGCCGACCAGGGTCCGCCCAGCTGCGGGAGCGGGGGCCGGGGACGGTCGCGGCGAGCCGGGCTCCGTCGTGGTGTAACCGCTGCACCGGGCTCATGCCGCGGCCTCCTGGAGGGGGTTGGGGGCGTCGAGGTAGACGGACTGGGCGTCGAGGGGGGCGAGGACTTCGTCGATCCCGTGCAGCCGGGTGAGCAGGTTGCCCTTGCAGGGCAGGGTGTCGGCCTCCAGCCAGCGGCGGGCGAGCCGGTCTCCGTCGGGGCCGGCGGCGGCGAGGGCGGGCAGGGCGGCGCGCAGCCGGCTGGCGAGTACGGCGAGCAGTTCGCGCTCGTCCGCGAGGCCGTCGACGGCGAGCCTGCCGATGACCGACAGGGCCTGGTTGCGCAGCAGGTAGTACGAGAGCCGGTCGTCGACGAGGGTGTCGTCGACGACGGCCAGCGTGGAGGAGCCGGCGCCGAGCCGCCCGAGCAGACCGGGGAGGTACGAAGCGGCCAGGTAGTAACCCTGGTTGTCGCGGAAGGTGCCGCCGGTGACCCGGCCCCGCTCGTCCAGCCGGACCAGGGTGTTCTGCTGGTGGGCCTCCAGGCCGATGCCGGTGGCGGCGTACAGGTGCAGCATCGGGACGAGCACCTTGTCGGTGTAGTCGGCCGTCCACTGCTCCGCAGCTCCGGCGCCGAGGCCCGCCACCAGGTCCCCGAGCGCGCTGCGGCCGAGGCCGGGGCGCGGCGCCACCAGGCCCACCAGGCAGCGCAGGTCCGCGATGCCCTGCGGGACTTCGCGTACGGCGACGTCGAGGCCGGTGACCTCCGGGCCTTCCGGGCGCCCGGGCTCGTCCACCGCGAGCCAGGCGGGGTCGCGGGTGATGGCGAAGCCGGGGTGGGCCCCGAAGGTGGTGTCCGCGTACCCGGCGTCGAGGAGCCGGTTGATCTCCAGGCCGCGGCGCAGCTCCGTACGGGTGGATTCGCGGCGGGAGTTGGTCAGCCGCAGGCCGAGCGAGAGCTTCAGCATCACGTCGGCGTCCGGCCGGTACACGGTGCGCACGCTGGAGGTCGGCCACCACTCGGGGCCCAGCTCGCCGAGCGGTTCGAGGGCGCCGGAGTCGATCAGGGCGGCGATGCGCGGGCGGTGGAGCAGGTCGCGGGCCTGCCAGGGGTGTGCGGGAACCAGGACGCGGCCGTCGTGCAGTCGGCGTCCGGCGAGTTCGGCGAGGAGGGCGACGGTGTCCTGTCCGGCGAGGGACGGGGCCTTGTCCACGGCGTCGTGCGAGACCACCGACTCGTCGGCGGCGAACCAGTGCAGCCGGAAGGAGCCGCGCAGTTCGGGTGAGAAGGCGGCCGCGTCGTTGTCCGAGATGCCGTCGCGGCTCTTGGGTGCGGGGTGGTTCAAGTGGCCCAGGATCAGGGCTTGTTCGGCATCGAGGAAGCCGTCAACCTCGGGCGGCGCCGCCGGGTGGGTGCGGCGGTCGGAGATGAAGGAGGCGACGCGGCGTACGGACTCGGCGGTGCGCTCCACCAGGTCGGCGACCTCGCCCGCCGGAACGCCGCCGGGGCGGCTGCCACCGCGTACGGCGGCCTCGGTGGAGAGCAGCGCGACGGCGGTCACGGGGTCGGCGCTCGCGCCGAGCGGGCCGCCGGGTCCCTCCAGGCGGGCGGGGGCGAACCGGTGCAGGCCGGTCGGCGAGCGGTGGGTCACCTCGGTGACGAGTGCCAGCCCGGCGGTGGGGAGTTCGATCCGCAGCGGGCCGGGCGCGACGGGCGTGCCGGTCTCGAGCAGCCAGCAGCGCAACAGCGCCTCGATGTGGGCGTGTTCGGCGGCGCCCCGGGCGTCGAGGGCGTGCAGCGGGTCGGTGCCGGCGGCCTGGTCCTGGGCAGGGGCCGGGGTGGGGGTCGGGGTGGAAGCCGCGGCGGTGGTGCTCATGCGGCGCTCTCCTCTACGAGTCGTTCACAGGTGCGGCCGGCGTCGAGGACGATGTCCACGAGGCCGTCGATGTCTTCCGGTGTGGCGGTCGGGTTGAGCAGGGTGAACTTCAGGCACACCCGGGCCGGGGAACCCGCTCCGGCGGTGCGGACCTCCGTACGTCCGATGAGGGCGGCGCCTGATTCCAGGAGCCGCCTGCGCAGGGCGCCGTTGAGCTCGTCGGCGGCGCTCGGATCGGCGCCCCGGTAGCGGAACACCACGGTGGTCAGGGCGGCCGGCGAGACGAGTTCGAGCTCCGGTTCGGCGAGGATGCGGCGCTCGGCGTGCCGGGCCAGGCCGTGGCAGGCATCGACCATGCGGCCCATCCCGCTGCGGCCGTACGTCAGCAGGGTGGCGGCGGCCTTCACTGCGTCGGGGCGCCGGGTGGTCTGCAGGCTGCGGCCGAGCAGGCCGTCGTAGCCGGCTTCGGAGTCGTCGGCCGGGTTGAGGTAGGCGACCTCCCGGTCGAGAGCGGTGAAGGCGGTCGTGTCGGACACCAGCAGCACACTGGTGGCGGCGGGCTGCCAGCCGATCTTGTGCAGGTCGAGGGTGACGGAGTCGGCCAGTTCCAGTCCGGCGAGCCGGCCGGCCAGCCGCTCGGAGAACAGGGCGCCGAATCCGTACGCGGCGTCCACGTGCATCCAGATGCCGTGACCGGCGGCGATCTCGGCGATCTGCGGGAGCGGATCGATGGAGCCGAAGTCCGTGGTCCCTGCGGTGGCGACGACGGCGAGCGGGGTCCGGCCGGGGCCGAGCCCGTCCAGGGCTGCGGCCAGGGCCTCCGGCCGCATCCGCCACCGCTCGTCGGTGGGCACGAGGTGGACGGCCGACTCGCCGAGTCCGAGGGCGGCGCAGGCCCGTTGCACCGAGAAGTGGGCGAGTTCCGAGCAGAAGACGACCGGTCCGGGCAGGGCGGCCACCCCGTCCTGGCGGGCGTCGACCCCGAGGCGCAGGGCCGCGGCGTCCCTGGCCAGCAGCAGGCCGAGCAGATTGGACAGCGAGCCGCCGGGGGTGAGGACTCCGTCGGCGCGCTCCCCCAGTCCCGCCAGGCGGGTCAGTACGCCGATGAGCCAGCGTTCGACGGCGATGGCCGAGGGGCCGGAATCGTAGGTGTCCAGCGAGGCGTTGGTCATGCTCGCGAGGGTGTCCGCGGCGACGGCGACCGCCAGCGGTGGCGGCTGGAGGTGCGCGGCGGCCCGGGGGTGGGACAGGTCGATGCCGTGTTCGACCAGGAGGGTGGCGAGGAGCTGGAGCGCGGCCTTGGCGCCGAGCCCCTCCGCGGGGAGCAGGGCCGGTCCCAGTGCCTGGGCGGCCGACGCGAGGACGGCGGAGGGGGCGCCGGCCGGTAACGGTCCCGCCGGGCGGCGGGCGTCCAGCGCGGCGTCGATCGCCTCGCCCAGTGCGGCGTAGACCTCGGTGAGTCCCTCGCGGGAGCCCGCCAGCAGGGACGGCGGGAACAGTGGTGCCTCGGTGAGCGGTATCACGCCCTGGCCTCCTCAGGCTTCTGCCAGCGGGTTGGGGTGAGTGCCGTTCGGATACAGCGCGTGGCGCAGGGCGCGGTCGCCGTACCGGGTGACGACGATCCGGTCGCGGTTCAGGCCGTACCGGGGGATCTGGGGGTGAGCAGGTCGTACTCGGCGAACCGTTCGGACAGTTCGGGGAAGCGCTGCTGGAAGTCGAGGATGGTCCGGCGGACCATGCGCCAGAACGTCTTCTCCGGTACGCCGAGCTGTTCGGCGCACAGCGGGGCCAGGTAGCGGAAGTGGCCGACGAAGACCTGGTCGACCACGTGCTGACGGATGATCGAGGGGTGCTTGCGGGGCAGGACGTGGTCGTGGCCGTCCGGCTCCGGTCCGCGCTCGGGCACGTCGGTGAAGGACACGCACACGTCGTCGACGAAGTCCTTCAGGTACAGGCGGGTCGGTACGTCGTTCTCGTCGTAGCCGATCAGGGTGTTCTGTCCGTGCGGGTTGAAGGTGACCCCGTAGCGGTAGAGCACGTGCATCAGCGGGACGAGCAGGGTGTCGAAGAGCCGCCGCAGCCATTCCTGCGGGTCGAGGCCGGAGGCCCGGACGAGTTCGGCCACGAACGCGTCGCCGGTGTGGTCGACGTGGAGCAGCGAGGCGAAGGTGCGGACCCGCTCGCCGGGGTCCTTGCGGGCGGTGACGGAGTCCCGCCAGATGCAGCCCAGGGCCTCGAGGTGCTGGTAGGGCGCGTCCTCCAGCTTGGAGAGGTAGGGGTGGCGCACGGTGACGGAGGCGACCTCGCCGAGGAACACCGTCCGGCACTCCTCGGTCAGGAACGCGTCGCGCTCCACCAGTCCGCGCAGCCACTGGGTGACGACGGGCGCGCCCATCGTGCAGTGCGGCGGGATGCCGCGCCAGACGAGGGTGTTGAGGATCTTCAGCGGCAGTTTGACGTCGTGGCGGTCGGGGACCGTGACGTTGGCCATCGTGCGGATGGACTGCCCGGGCAGGTACGCGTCCGGGCTGTCGCCCAGCGGGATGATGCGGCGCTGTGCCACGTCGGCCGCGTGCAGGATCTGGACGGCGTGGTCCCACTGCCAGGGGTGCACGGGCATCCACACGTAGCCCTGCGGGTCGACTCCGGCCGCTTCCAGTACCTGCGTGAAGCGGTTCCGGGTCGACTCGTCCAGCTCCCCGGCCAGGATGTCCTGTTCGGACAGTTCCGAGGTGCCGCGGAATTCGGCGAGGCCGCGGTGCACGGCCACCCACTGGAGCCGGAGCGACTGGGCCGACTCGGGGGCGTAGTTGCGCACGTCGGTGGCCGAGAAGCCGATGCGGCCCTTGTTGGCGACGAGCAGGTTGTGCCCCGTCATCCGGCACTCGAGCTCCGTGTGGCCGAGGGTGCGGAGCTCGGTCACGGTCTCGCCGCCGTGCGTGATGCGTGCCGCGTCGACGGCGAGCGTGGCGGACAGCTCGGTGAAGTAGGTGGCGATCGTCGACGCGTCGCTGCCGAGGGTCGAGGCCGCTTCGAGGAGGAACTGCTGGGCGTCCCAGGCGGGTTCGGCCACCGCGTTGCCGAGCATGCTGGTGGCGGTGCGGGTGATCGACCGCGGGTCGACCCGCAGCCATCCGAAGGCGCCGGGCTCCGCGTTGAAAGCGTAGGTCGTACCGCTGTCGAGATCGACGCGGTAGTTGCCTTCTCCGGTTTCCGCCGCCTTGAGCATGTCCTCGAAACACCACTCGCCCAACGCCTTGGCGAGAAGCCGGCGGTTGGCCTCCCGCCAGGCCGCGGGGGCCACTTCGGGGAGGGTGGGGACGGGATGGTCGGGGGGATGGACATCAAACGGCTCCGTGGTCGCTGGATCGGCTCACCTGGGCAAACCGGCCCAGGCAGTGGTCAGATTAGGTAAGGCTCACCTAACCGACAAGGTCAGCTTCCAGCCATAGGGGCGACATGACACACCATCAACAATCGCCTTAGGTTAGGCTAACCAAACCATCATTCTTCCCGGATTCCCGTTCGAGGTGATCAGTGGTGCCCTCCTGCCGTCGCACCCCCCGATGGACCTTTGCCCTGGTCAGTGCGGGTGGCGTGGTGATGACCCTGGACGTGACCGTGGTCAATGTCGCCCTCTCGGACATCGCCCGGGACCTGGATGCCGGGCTCGGCCGGGTGCAGTGGACGGTGTCCGCGTACTCGCTGGCCTTCGGCGCGCTGCTGCTCACCGCGGGGGCGCTCTCCGACCGCATCGGGAGGCGAGCGGTGTTCACCGCCGGGATGGCGCTGTTCACCCTCGCCTCCGCCGGATGCGGACTGGCCCCCGACGCCGGCACCCTCATCGCCGCCCGGGCGGCCCAGGGCCTCGGCGGCGCCATGGTGTTCGCGCCCACGCTCGCCCTGCTGGCCGCCGCGTACGAGGGCGCCCGCCGCCAGGCGGCGATAGCGGCCTTCGCGGCCATCGCCTCCGCCGCGGGGGCACTGGGGCCGGTGGTCGGCGGCCTGTTCGTCCAGGGGCTCGGCTGGCGGTGGATCTTCCTCGTCAACGTGCCGATCGGTGTCCTGGTCGTGGCCGGTGCGCTGGCCCGCATGCCGGAATCCGCCGCACCGGCCGAAACGCGCCGGCGCATCGACCTCCTGGGCGCGGCACTCGGCGTGGGCACCCTCCTGGCCCTGCACTATCCGCTGGTCACCGGCCCGGAGGCCGGCTGGACGGCGCCGGAGGTACTCGGCTCCGCCGTCCTCGGCGTCCTGCTCGGCGTGGCCCTGGTGGCCGGCCAGCGGCGGGGCGGCGGCCTGATCGACATGGCGCTCCTGCGGGTCCGCGCCTTCTCCGGCGCCGCCGTCCTGGGGTTCCTCGCCCGGATGTCGAGCCTGGGCGTCCTCGCCTTCACCACGCTCTGGCTGCAGAGCGCTCACGCGTTCTCGGCGCTCGAAGTCGGCCTGTACCTGCTGCCGCTGACGGGCAGTCTGCTCGTGGTGGGCCTGTTCGTCGCGCGGCTGCAAAGGGTCTTCACTCCTGACGTCCTGGTCGCCGCCGGCTTCGCCCTCCAGGGGCTGGGCCTCCTCGCGCTGGCCGCCGCCGCGGGGGCGCACGCCGGGCAGGCCGCCACCGTCGGCGGACTCGTGCTCCTCGGCGCCGGGGGCGCCGTCATCTTCCCGCCGTTGATGGGTGTGGCGGTGAGCGCGGTGCCCGCCGAGCGGGCCGGGATGGCCTCCGGGCTGACCAACGCCTGCTTCCCGCTCGGCACCGCGGCCGGTGTGGCCGTGTTCGGGGCGCTGTTCTCCGGCCGGGTGGAGGCCGGGCTGCAGGCGGGTCTGCAGGCGGGGCCGAATCCCGGGCCGGACGGCCTCGTACCGGCGCGGACGGCTGTGGAGACCGGGCGGTTCGAGCTCCTCGAACCCGCCCTGCGGCCCCTGGCCCGGTCGGCCTTCTCTGATGGCTTCACCGCCGTCTGCCTGGCCTCGGCCCTCGTCTGCCTGCTGGGCGTGTTCGCCGCCCGCACGCTCAGGGCCGAGGCGCGGACCGTCGGCGGCGGCGCCGCGAAGCGCCGCCGGTCCTCGGTCGCTCAGACCTCCTGAGTCCGGCGCAGCAGCCACACCAGGTACGGGGCCCCGACCAGGGCCGTGACGATGCCCACCGGAATCTCGGTCGGGGCGAGCAGCCAGCGGCCCAGGGCGTCCGAGGAGACCACCAGGACAGCGCCCAGCACCGCGGCCATGGGCACCATCCGCGCCGTGCTGTTGCCGACGATGCGCCGGGCCAGGTGCGGGGCGACGAGTCCGACGAAGCCGACCGCGCCCACCGCCGCGGCCGTGCCGGACGCCAGCACGGCGCCCGCGCCCAGTACGAGCAGCCGGGCCCGGCCCAGGTCCAGGCCCAGGGCGCGCGGCAGTTCGTCGCCCAGGGCCATCAGGTTCACCGGCCTCGCCGCGATCACCAGCACCATCGCGATGAGCGCCGGCAGGGTGAGCCAGCCGAGCGCGGTGAAGTCGCGGGCGTACGTACTTCCGGCGAGCCAGCTCAGCGCCGCCGAGATGTTCATCTGCGCGCCGACCACCATGATGTTGACCAGGGCCATGGACGTGGCGGCGGCGCCGAGGCCGACCAGCACCACCCGGGTCGGATCCAGGCCCGCGCGGCCGCTCTCCTTGCTCCCCCGGGCCACGAAGACCACGAGGGCGAGCATCAGCACGCCCCCGATGCCCGCGGCGGCCGGGAGGGCGGCGAGCGGCGCCGAGGGCACGACGAGGATGACCAGGACGGCGCCGAGGGACGCACCGCCGGTCACCCCGACCAGCCCCGGTTCCGCGAGGGGGTTGCGGACGACCGCCTGCACGGCGGCGCCCGCCACGGCCAGGCAGGCACCGGCCAGGGCGGCCACCAGGATCCGCGGCAGCCGGTACGACACCACCGCCTCGGTGATCTGCTCGGCGGAGCCGAAGAGCGCCGCGCCGAGCTGGCTCCAGCCGATGTGCACGTCGCCGACCCGCAGGGACAGCACCATGGCGACGGCCAGTGCGACGAGCCCGCCCCCGATCGCCAGCGCGTACGCGGGAGTCCGGCGGCCGTCCGAGACCGTGACCGCCGCGCCCGTGTCGGCGTCGCCCGTGCTCACCCGGCGGGCGAGCAGCATGAAGACCGGGCCGCCGATCAGCGCGGTCACCACGCCGACCGGGATCTCCGAGGTGTAGACGGCGGACGGCGGCACGGCCAGCTGCGCGGCGGCGTCCGCCGCCAGCAGCACCGTGGCGGCCAGCACCGCCGACATCGGGATGAGCAGCGCGTGCTTGCGGATCCCCAACTGCCGCACCATGACGGGTGCGATGAGACCGATGAAGCCGATCGGGCCGGCCAGCGACACCGCCGAGGCGGACAGCAGGACGGCGATCAGGAAGGCGGCGGGTCGGATCCGCTCCACGCGGACACCCATCGCCTCGGCCGTCTCGTCGCCCAGTGCCAGCAGATCCAGCGGGCGCGCCAGCAGCGGCGCGGCCAGCGCGCCCAGGGCGACGACCGCGCCGAGCGTCAGGGGGCGTTCCAGCCCGGACTGCATCAGGGTGCCGTTGCCCCAGAAGAACAGCCCTCGGGTGGCCTGGAGGTCGAGCATCTGCAGGAACTCGGCGGCCGCCGTGCCGGCGAGGGCGACG is a genomic window containing:
- a CDS encoding MFS transporter → MMTLDVTVVNVALSDIARDLDAGLGRVQWTVSAYSLAFGALLLTAGALSDRIGRRAVFTAGMALFTLASAGCGLAPDAGTLIAARAAQGLGGAMVFAPTLALLAAAYEGARRQAAIAAFAAIASAAGALGPVVGGLFVQGLGWRWIFLVNVPIGVLVVAGALARMPESAAPAETRRRIDLLGAALGVGTLLALHYPLVTGPEAGWTAPEVLGSAVLGVLLGVALVAGQRRGGGLIDMALLRVRAFSGAAVLGFLARMSSLGVLAFTTLWLQSAHAFSALEVGLYLLPLTGSLLVVGLFVARLQRVFTPDVLVAAGFALQGLGLLALAAAAGAHAGQAATVGGLVLLGAGGAVIFPPLMGVAVSAVPAERAGMASGLTNACFPLGTAAGVAVFGALFSGRVEAGLQAGLQAGPNPGPDGLVPARTAVETGRFELLEPALRPLARSAFSDGFTAVCLASALVCLLGVFAARTLRAEARTVGGGAAKRRRSSVAQTS
- a CDS encoding pyridoxal phosphate-dependent decarboxylase family protein, with product MIPLTEAPLFPPSLLAGSREGLTEVYAALGEAIDAALDARRPAGPLPAGAPSAVLASAAQALGPALLPAEGLGAKAALQLLATLLVEHGIDLSHPRAAAHLQPPPLAVAVAADTLASMTNASLDTYDSGPSAIAVERWLIGVLTRLAGLGERADGVLTPGGSLSNLLGLLLARDAAALRLGVDARQDGVAALPGPVVFCSELAHFSVQRACAALGLGESAVHLVPTDERWRMRPEALAAALDGLGPGRTPLAVVATAGTTDFGSIDPLPQIAEIAAGHGIWMHVDAAYGFGALFSERLAGRLAGLELADSVTLDLHKIGWQPAATSVLLVSDTTAFTALDREVAYLNPADDSEAGYDGLLGRSLQTTRRPDAVKAAATLLTYGRSGMGRMVDACHGLARHAERRILAEPELELVSPAALTTVVFRYRGADPSAADELNGALRRRLLESGAALIGRTEVRTAGAGSPARVCLKFTLLNPTATPEDIDGLVDIVLDAGRTCERLVEESAA
- a CDS encoding IucA/IucC family protein; the protein is MAPAAWREANRRLLAKALGEWCFEDMLKAAETGEGNYRVDLDSGTTYAFNAEPGAFGWLRVDPRSITRTATSMLGNAVAEPAWDAQQFLLEAASTLGSDASTIATYFTELSATLAVDAARITHGGETVTELRTLGHTELECRMTGHNLLVANKGRIGFSATDVRNYAPESAQSLRLQWVAVHRGLAEFRGTSELSEQDILAGELDESTRNRFTQVLEAAGVDPQGYVWMPVHPWQWDHAVQILHAADVAQRRIIPLGDSPDAYLPGQSIRTMANVTVPDRHDVKLPLKILNTLVWRGIPPHCTMGAPVVTQWLRGLVERDAFLTEECRTVFLGEVASVTVRHPYLSKLEDAPYQHLEALGCIWRDSVTARKDPGERVRTFASLLHVDHTGDAFVAELVRASGLDPQEWLRRLFDTLLVPLMHVLYRYGVTFNPHGQNTLIGYDENDVPTRLYLKDFVDDVCVSFTDVPERGPEPDGHDHVLPRKHPSIIRQHVVDQVFVGHFRYLAPLCAEQLGVPEKTFWRMVRRTILDFQQRFPELSERFAEYDLLTPRSPGTA
- a CDS encoding iron ABC transporter permease, producing MRRTVRPRPAVRPPPASPARGRRPLLVLCLVTVVHLGLGASGVDIGDFAALLAGHGDPHTRDILVGSRLPRTLTGLVVGVALGVSGVLVQGATRNPLAAPDTLGVNAGAYFAVVLVAFTGVSLGPLPAGGAAFIGGVLAIALVYLLSSRGVLTPGRVLLAGATVALAGTAAAEFLQMLDLQATRGLFFWGNGTLMQSGLERPLTLGAVVALGALAAPLLARPLDLLALGDETAEAMGVRVERIRPAAFLIAVLLSASAVSLAGPIGFIGLIAPVMVRQLGIRKHALLIPMSAVLAATVLLAADAAAQLAVPPSAVYTSEIPVGVVTALIGGPVFMLLARRVSTGDADTGAAVTVSDGRRTPAYALAIGGGLVALAVAMVLSLRVGDVHIGWSQLGAALFGSAEQITEAVVSYRLPRILVAALAGACLAVAGAAVQAVVRNPLAEPGLVGVTGGASLGAVLVILVVPSAPLAALPAAAGIGGVLMLALVVFVARGSKESGRAGLDPTRVVLVGLGAAATSMALVNIMVVGAQMNISAALSWLAGSTYARDFTALGWLTLPALIAMVLVIAARPVNLMALGDELPRALGLDLGRARLLVLGAGAVLASGTAAAVGAVGFVGLVAPHLARRIVGNSTARMVPMAAVLGAVLVVSSDALGRWLLAPTEIPVGIVTALVGAPYLVWLLRRTQEV
- a CDS encoding IucA/IucC family protein; the encoded protein is MSTTAAASTPTPTPAPAQDQAAGTDPLHALDARGAAEHAHIEALLRCWLLETGTPVAPGPLRIELPTAGLALVTEVTHRSPTGLHRFAPARLEGPGGPLGASADPVTAVALLSTEAAVRGGSRPGGVPAGEVADLVERTAESVRRVASFISDRRTHPAAPPEVDGFLDAEQALILGHLNHPAPKSRDGISDNDAAAFSPELRGSFRLHWFAADESVVSHDAVDKAPSLAGQDTVALLAELAGRRLHDGRVLVPAHPWQARDLLHRPRIAALIDSGALEPLGELGPEWWPTSSVRTVYRPDADVMLKLSLGLRLTNSRRESTRTELRRGLEINRLLDAGYADTTFGAHPGFAITRDPAWLAVDEPGRPEGPEVTGLDVAVREVPQGIADLRCLVGLVAPRPGLGRSALGDLVAGLGAGAAEQWTADYTDKVLVPMLHLYAATGIGLEAHQQNTLVRLDERGRVTGGTFRDNQGYYLAASYLPGLLGRLGAGSSTLAVVDDTLVDDRLSYYLLRNQALSVIGRLAVDGLADERELLAVLASRLRAALPALAAAGPDGDRLARRWLEADTLPCKGNLLTRLHGIDEVLAPLDAQSVYLDAPNPLQEAAA